The Helianthus annuus cultivar XRQ/B chromosome 15, HanXRQr2.0-SUNRISE, whole genome shotgun sequence genomic sequence AACTGTCCgacattatttttataaaaatggataaaaTTATGTGAACTATGAAAAATGATACTATTAGGAACCTTCCTCTATTAGTAAATGATACTAGAATTCTTAGGTACAAGTAAAGTAATTTCTTATCCCATATTAGTTTTCAATTATCTAAAAAAAAGACACTTATGAACGAAGCAACACAAAATAAAATACTATTGAGAGGTGATTTGAACAcaaagaaaaatgttttttaaatatAAGTACCAACATCTCATAActttaatatgttattaaaaCATACTTTCTACGCATTATGAAATCATTTCTTTAGAGTATGTTTTGCTTTTGGACACTTATTTGTTGTTTAGGAGTCAATGAGTCAAGTCTCTATAGTTTGTCTTCATCATAAACGATATTTTGATTAATATTGATATGTTTGGCATATGTATACTAGTTTCACTCAACTTGTTCAAAAGACTTCATTTATACCaaataaagaaaaaatatatGGAGTTTGGAAtctagatttatttatttatttatttatttatttatttttttttttttgccttttaTTTAACTTTAGAATTTGTTAAGTTGAGACGTGTTAAAGTGGGGGAAAATGGGAACCACATGAAACTTTCCAAGTCCCATTACCGTTTGAAAGGGGTTAAGTATGAATGCAAGTCAAAAGTCTTGAGTGTCTTAGTCCATAATGAAAAAAATGACCAAAGTGATGGAATTCCTATTGTTTTTGGCATCGAAAAGGGGGGAAAGTTGCTGTTGTCAATGTGAAAGCTTATTAAATGTCTTGAAGATATTTGTAAAAAACATATAGAGGTAGAAACTATGAATGCTCATGTATATAATGCAACAGTGGAGTCTGAAGAATGCAGGTAATAAGTTGGGTACGTAGTTTTTTAATCTCTTCCATTGGAATTTGAAATGATTCTcgttttctttttcttgtccgttaTTCTCTCTTGTTTACCACTAATTCACTCTGCTACACACAGTAACATTTCTTGGCCTATCTGCCCAGAAAGTTTCAGTTGCCCTGGTTTGATCCCGTTCAAGTACCCGTTTTACAATGTCACAGACACACGATGTGGGTTGATCAAGGTCCATTGTACTTCCAAAGGTGGGGAGATTCAATTTGGAGGACGGCCGTATGAGGTTTTTAACAAGCTTGATATTGATTATCATCCCAGTCTTTTATTCATCTGGAGCAGAACATTTGAGCAGCTTGTGAAAAAGAATAGCTGTGAGGCGCTTATGAATAATTTCACTTCTCCAAGTCCAAGCCCTCTTTTGTATTCAATTTCCCTATTTTATTCCCAATATTCCCCTATCATCACTCTCTTCAAATGCACAAAAAATGTAACTTATTTTGAACAGCATAATTACAAAAGCTACAACAGTTGCAAAGATCACACTTTCTACTTTAACTACTGGAACAGAACAGTTCCAAGTGACCTACCACAGACATGTCAAGTAGTGCAGCTACCTGTGAAATGGTCACCTAGTCCAGAAATTAATGAAACCAATATATTTTCTCTACTCTCTCCTTTTACctccattttttttaatttgtcaCATTCGTGTAGCGAGTGTCAAAAAAAAGGCCGCCTGTGTGATACTAAAAATGGATCACATGATGTTCAGTGTTTGGAAGTCAAAAGGGGTATTTACAACTTCCTTTTCCTCTTCCATCTTCCTTCATTCTTGTATGAGTACAATAAAATGATGTCTTAACGTAGTCATGATTTTTTTTGCCTTTTCATCTTCCTAAAATATTTACCTTTTGCTGTTTGGTAGCTGCAGAAAAACCAGGCACAAAACAGGCATCAAGTCCATATAAAGGTAACTGCATCTGCGTTCCTATGCAATAATATAAGATGTCTAAATGCATCTGCGATGCGTCTAACAAAGTCCTAATGTTTTTTCTCACCTTATAATATATACATTTGTTTGCTGCAGTAAGCCCAAGCAAGGAACGAACACATCTGGGTAATTTGCATCAGTgatcctatgtattattattgaAATTATATGTCGTATATTATATAACTAATGTTTTATATCATTTTCCTATTTGATTACTGCAGAAAAACATAAGACGATTAAGATTCTGGGTAATATGCCTCTTTGATCCTATGCATTAACCACCACAAGTGGCCTAGTGGTGGAGTGACTTGGGTTCTCCAatggagacccaagttcaattcccattagtgccactttggtggccaccgacacccgctttaaagccggaccgaggacactcgaggtctcgtgttcgaaacatgtttcttacccctctttgatggctatgggtatttgccgccagggatccttgtcgggtggtgaactgggaagggagatcccttccgcggtcaggggtaccgtgcaactACCCTTTTGATCCTAtgcattattatttaataaatctgattgcatacatgcatacatacacttATACATGTAGGATTCTGTACCTAAATGTGTTCCATTTTCTCTTCTAGTTATCACCGGATCAGCCTTAATCCTCATTCTGTCTCTTGTCATCTTCATAATCTGGCGACTTTGTAAGAGCAACCCTTTTTCCTATGTCTCATCAAAGAACAAATCTACAAACCTTGAAGACATAGGTCTCTCCTGCGGTGTCTCTTTTTTCTCTTATAAGGAGCTTGAAGATGCCACCCAAAATTTTGACCCTTCACATGAACTAGGGGATGGAGGTTTCGGAGCTGTTTATTATGGTGAGAACTTGTTTGTTCAAAAATTGTCAATTTTCACCTGAAATCTCCCCACCTGATATTTCCATTTTCTGAACAAGGTAAACTCAAAGATGGTCGAGAAGTTGCAGTGAAGAAACTTCACGAGCACAATTACAATCGAGTCCAACAATTCAGAAATGAGGTTGAAATACTCACCAAATTAAGGCACCCAAATCTTGTTGTTCTCTACGGTTGCACCTCACGACAAAGCCGGGAACTTCTCCTTGTTTATGAATATGTTCCCAATGGCACTGTTGCTGATCACCTCCATGGAGAACAAGCAGATCCATACCTGCTAACTTGGCCGATACGGATGAACATTGCCATTGAAACTGCCAGTGCACTGGTGTACCTTCACACTTCTGAAATCATACACCGAGATGTAAAGACGACCAACATTCTTCTTGATCACAATTTTGGTGTCAAAGTAGCAGATTTTGGCCTCTCAAGACTTATACCGAGTAATGTAACTCATGTGTCAACAGCTCCGCAGGGAACTCCAGGATACCTGGATCCACAATATCACCAACGCTATCAATTAACGGATAAGAGTGACGTTTACAGCTTTGGGGTAGTCTTAATTGAACTGATATCGTCAATGGTGGCTGTCGACTTAAACAGGTCTCAAGATGAGATTGGTTTGGCTAACCTCGCTATAAACAGAATCAAAAGATGTGAAATTGATGAACTAATTGACCCAGTTTTAGGATCTGTTACAAATCCTGAAATCATGAACATGATCACACTAGTAGCAGAATTGGCTTTTCGGTGTTTACAGTATGATTCCGATATGAGGCCTACAATGAATGAGGTGCTGGATGTGTTGATGGATATTCAAGCCGTTAGTAGGATAGACACTTATGACAGTAACAGAGACTTGCAAACTGTGAATGTGACGCCTTTGTCTGAAGCCAATGATGCGGTGGGTTTGTTGAAAGATTTCCTACCTTCTCCGGTCTCTGTCACTAGTGAGTGGCAAAGCAATAACAGTGCATCAACTACGCTAAGCGGCAATGGAGATGATTTGACAATGAAGAATGATATCAATACATAAAAAAAAACCATGGGAACAAGGATGGCATTAGAACCTCTCTCTCATTGTTTTTAAGAAAATCATGATAGTAGCCATTAGGCATGATATACGTGGACTCTTGTATCTACTTTTGCTCGTGTATCTTACTTTTTTTCATTAATGCAAACTGTATCTACTTTTGCAAGTATATTTGACCCATTGATACATACAATGTCCAATAAATAATATTACAAAAGGTCTTTTGTACACTGTAAAGTAATGAATACTCAGAGCTCGCTTTAGTTTTCTAGCTAGTTTGTTTAAGTTTAAACTCATTAAACCTCTACTTGAACAAGCTTAGACCACCTACATGCTCAAAATAAAAGATTGATTCGTCTATGTCAAGGCCAGCCTTTTACCTTATAACGAACGGTCTTAATGTGCCATAATTGTTATAGAATTCTGCACAGTAAAACAATCATCCCTCATGAAAGTATCTTCATTCAGAGCATGTCTTTGCATTATTAGCTCCCTTATGATATATATATACTTGTCCTGACAAGTATCGAAATTTTCTCTT encodes the following:
- the LOC110911466 gene encoding LEAF RUST 10 DISEASE-RESISTANCE LOCUS RECEPTOR-LIKE PROTEIN KINASE-like 1.1 isoform X5, which encodes MNAHVYNATVESEECSNISWPICPESFSCPGLIPFKYPFYNVTDTRCGLIKVHCTSKGGEIQFGGRPYEVFNKLDIDYHPSLLFIWSRTFEQLVKKNSCEALMNNFTSPSPSPLLYSISLFYSQYSPIITLFKCTKNVTYFEQHNYKSYNSCKDHTFYFNYWNRTVPSDLPQTCQVVQLPVKWSPSPEINETNIFSLLSPFTSIFFNLSHSCSECQKKGRLCDTKNGSHDVQCLEVKRAAEKPGTKQASSPYKVSPSKERTHLEKHKTIKILVITGSALILILSLVIFIIWRLCKSNPFSYVSSKNKSTNLEDIGLSCGVSFFSYKELEDATQNFDPSHELGDGGFGAVYYGKLKDGREVAVKKLHEHNYNRVQQFRNEVEILTKLRHPNLVVLYGCTSRQSRELLLVYEYVPNGTVADHLHGEQADPYLLTWPIRMNIAIETASALVYLHTSEIIHRDVKTTNILLDHNFGVKVADFGLSRLIPSNVTHVSTAPQGTPGYLDPQYHQRYQLTDKSDVYSFGVVLIELISSMVAVDLNRSQDEIGLANLAINRIKRCEIDELIDPVLGSVTNPEIMNMITLVAELAFRCLQYDSDMRPTMNEVLDVLMDIQAVSRIDTYDSNRDLQTVNVTPLSEANDAVGLLKDFLPSPVSVTSEWQSNNSASTTLSGNGDDLTMKNDINT
- the LOC110911466 gene encoding LEAF RUST 10 DISEASE-RESISTANCE LOCUS RECEPTOR-LIKE PROTEIN KINASE-like 1.1 isoform X6, whose amino-acid sequence is MNAHVYNATVESEECSNISWPICPESFSCPGLIPFKYPFYNVTDTRCGLIKVHCTSKGGEIQFGGRPYEVFNKLDIDYHPSLLFIWSRTFEQLVKKNSCEALMNNFTSPSPSPLLYSISLFYSQYSPIITLFKCTKNVTYFEQHNYKSYNSCKDHTFYFNYWNRTVPSDLPQTCQVVQLPVKWSPSPEINETNIFSLLSPFTSIFFNLSHSCSECQKKGRLCDTKNGSHDVQCLEVKREKPGTKQASSPYKVSPSKERTHLEKHKTIKILVITGSALILILSLVIFIIWRLCKSNPFSYVSSKNKSTNLEDIGLSCGVSFFSYKELEDATQNFDPSHELGDGGFGAVYYGKLKDGREVAVKKLHEHNYNRVQQFRNEVEILTKLRHPNLVVLYGCTSRQSRELLLVYEYVPNGTVADHLHGEQADPYLLTWPIRMNIAIETASALVYLHTSEIIHRDVKTTNILLDHNFGVKVADFGLSRLIPSNVTHVSTAPQGTPGYLDPQYHQRYQLTDKSDVYSFGVVLIELISSMVAVDLNRSQDEIGLANLAINRIKRCEIDELIDPVLGSVTNPEIMNMITLVAELAFRCLQYDSDMRPTMNEVLDVLMDIQAVSRIDTYDSNRDLQTVNVTPLSEANDAVGLLKDFLPSPVSVTSEWQSNNSASTTLSGNGDDLTMKNDINT
- the LOC110911466 gene encoding LEAF RUST 10 DISEASE-RESISTANCE LOCUS RECEPTOR-LIKE PROTEIN KINASE-like 1.1 isoform X9; the protein is MLMYIMQQWSLKNAGNKLAAEKPGTKQASSPYKVSPSKERTHLEKHKTIKILVITGSALILILSLVIFIIWRLCKSNPFSYVSSKNKSTNLEDIGLSCGVSFFSYKELEDATQNFDPSHELGDGGFGAVYYGKLKDGREVAVKKLHEHNYNRVQQFRNEVEILTKLRHPNLVVLYGCTSRQSRELLLVYEYVPNGTVADHLHGEQADPYLLTWPIRMNIAIETASALVYLHTSEIIHRDVKTTNILLDHNFGVKVADFGLSRLIPSNVTHVSTAPQGTPGYLDPQYHQRYQLTDKSDVYSFGVVLIELISSMVAVDLNRSQDEIGLANLAINRIKRCEIDELIDPVLGSVTNPEIMNMITLVAELAFRCLQYDSDMRPTMNEVLDVLMDIQAVSRIDTYDSNRDLQTVNVTPLSEANDAVGLLKDFLPSPVSVTSEWQSNNSASTTLSGNGDDLTMKNDINT
- the LOC110911466 gene encoding LEAF RUST 10 DISEASE-RESISTANCE LOCUS RECEPTOR-LIKE PROTEIN KINASE-like 1.1 isoform X11, which encodes MLMYIMQQWSLKNAAAEKPGTKQASSPYKVSPSKERTHLEKHKTIKILVITGSALILILSLVIFIIWRLCKSNPFSYVSSKNKSTNLEDIGLSCGVSFFSYKELEDATQNFDPSHELGDGGFGAVYYGKLKDGREVAVKKLHEHNYNRVQQFRNEVEILTKLRHPNLVVLYGCTSRQSRELLLVYEYVPNGTVADHLHGEQADPYLLTWPIRMNIAIETASALVYLHTSEIIHRDVKTTNILLDHNFGVKVADFGLSRLIPSNVTHVSTAPQGTPGYLDPQYHQRYQLTDKSDVYSFGVVLIELISSMVAVDLNRSQDEIGLANLAINRIKRCEIDELIDPVLGSVTNPEIMNMITLVAELAFRCLQYDSDMRPTMNEVLDVLMDIQAVSRIDTYDSNRDLQTVNVTPLSEANDAVGLLKDFLPSPVSVTSEWQSNNSASTTLSGNGDDLTMKNDINT
- the LOC110911466 gene encoding LEAF RUST 10 DISEASE-RESISTANCE LOCUS RECEPTOR-LIKE PROTEIN KINASE-like 1.1 isoform X10, whose protein sequence is MLMYIMQQWSLKNAGNKLEKPGTKQASSPYKVSPSKERTHLEKHKTIKILVITGSALILILSLVIFIIWRLCKSNPFSYVSSKNKSTNLEDIGLSCGVSFFSYKELEDATQNFDPSHELGDGGFGAVYYGKLKDGREVAVKKLHEHNYNRVQQFRNEVEILTKLRHPNLVVLYGCTSRQSRELLLVYEYVPNGTVADHLHGEQADPYLLTWPIRMNIAIETASALVYLHTSEIIHRDVKTTNILLDHNFGVKVADFGLSRLIPSNVTHVSTAPQGTPGYLDPQYHQRYQLTDKSDVYSFGVVLIELISSMVAVDLNRSQDEIGLANLAINRIKRCEIDELIDPVLGSVTNPEIMNMITLVAELAFRCLQYDSDMRPTMNEVLDVLMDIQAVSRIDTYDSNRDLQTVNVTPLSEANDAVGLLKDFLPSPVSVTSEWQSNNSASTTLSGNGDDLTMKNDINT
- the LOC110911466 gene encoding LEAF RUST 10 DISEASE-RESISTANCE LOCUS RECEPTOR-LIKE PROTEIN KINASE-like 1.1 isoform X3, with the translated sequence MILVFFFLSVILSCLPLIHSATHSNISWPICPESFSCPGLIPFKYPFYNVTDTRCGLIKVHCTSKGGEIQFGGRPYEVFNKLDIDYHPSLLFIWSRTFEQLVKKNSCEALMNNFTSPSPSPLLYSISLFYSQYSPIITLFKCTKNVTYFEQHNYKSYNSCKDHTFYFNYWNRTVPSDLPQTCQVVQLPVKWSPSPEINETNIFSLLSPFTSIFFNLSHSCSECQKKGRLCDTKNGSHDVQCLEVKRAAEKPGTKQASSPYKVSPSKERTHLEKHKTIKILVITGSALILILSLVIFIIWRLCKSNPFSYVSSKNKSTNLEDIGLSCGVSFFSYKELEDATQNFDPSHELGDGGFGAVYYDGREVAVKKLHEHNYNRVQQFRNEVEILTKLRHPNLVVLYGCTSRQSRELLLVYEYVPNGTVADHLHGEQADPYLLTWPIRMNIAIETASALVYLHTSEIIHRDVKTTNILLDHNFGVKVADFGLSRLIPSNVTHVSTAPQGTPGYLDPQYHQRYQLTDKSDVYSFGVVLIELISSMVAVDLNRSQDEIGLANLAINRIKRCEIDELIDPVLGSVTNPEIMNMITLVAELAFRCLQYDSDMRPTMNEVLDVLMDIQAVSRIDTYDSNRDLQTVNVTPLSEANDAVGLLKDFLPSPVSVTSEWQSNNSASTTLSGNGDDLTMKNDINT
- the LOC110911466 gene encoding LEAF RUST 10 DISEASE-RESISTANCE LOCUS RECEPTOR-LIKE PROTEIN KINASE-like 1.1 isoform X1, producing the protein MILVFFFLSVILSCLPLIHSATHSNISWPICPESFSCPGLIPFKYPFYNVTDTRCGLIKVHCTSKGGEIQFGGRPYEVFNKLDIDYHPSLLFIWSRTFEQLVKKNSCEALMNNFTSPSPSPLLYSISLFYSQYSPIITLFKCTKNVTYFEQHNYKSYNSCKDHTFYFNYWNRTVPSDLPQTCQVVQLPVKWSPSPEINETNIFSLLSPFTSIFFNLSHSCSECQKKGRLCDTKNGSHDVQCLEVKRAAEKPGTKQASSPYKVSPSKERTHLEKHKTIKILVITGSALILILSLVIFIIWRLCKSNPFSYVSSKNKSTNLEDIGLSCGVSFFSYKELEDATQNFDPSHELGDGGFGAVYYGKLKDGREVAVKKLHEHNYNRVQQFRNEVEILTKLRHPNLVVLYGCTSRQSRELLLVYEYVPNGTVADHLHGEQADPYLLTWPIRMNIAIETASALVYLHTSEIIHRDVKTTNILLDHNFGVKVADFGLSRLIPSNVTHVSTAPQGTPGYLDPQYHQRYQLTDKSDVYSFGVVLIELISSMVAVDLNRSQDEIGLANLAINRIKRCEIDELIDPVLGSVTNPEIMNMITLVAELAFRCLQYDSDMRPTMNEVLDVLMDIQAVSRIDTYDSNRDLQTVNVTPLSEANDAVGLLKDFLPSPVSVTSEWQSNNSASTTLSGNGDDLTMKNDINT
- the LOC110911466 gene encoding LEAF RUST 10 DISEASE-RESISTANCE LOCUS RECEPTOR-LIKE PROTEIN KINASE-like 1.1 isoform X4, which produces MILVFFFLSVILSCLPLIHSATHSNISWPICPESFSCPGLIPFKYPFYNVTDTRCGLIKVHCTSKGGEIQFGGRPYEVFNKLDIDYHPSLLFIWSRTFEQLVKKNSCEALMNNFTSPSPSPLLYSISLFYSQYSPIITLFKCTKNVTYFEQHNYKSYNSCKDHTFYFNYWNRTVPSDLPQTCQVVQLPVKWSPSPEINETNIFSLLSPFTSIFFNLSHSCSECQKKGRLCDTKNGSHDVQCLEVKREKPGTKQASSPYKVSPSKERTHLEKHKTIKILVITGSALILILSLVIFIIWRLCKSNPFSYVSSKNKSTNLEDIGLSCGVSFFSYKELEDATQNFDPSHELGDGGFGAVYYDGREVAVKKLHEHNYNRVQQFRNEVEILTKLRHPNLVVLYGCTSRQSRELLLVYEYVPNGTVADHLHGEQADPYLLTWPIRMNIAIETASALVYLHTSEIIHRDVKTTNILLDHNFGVKVADFGLSRLIPSNVTHVSTAPQGTPGYLDPQYHQRYQLTDKSDVYSFGVVLIELISSMVAVDLNRSQDEIGLANLAINRIKRCEIDELIDPVLGSVTNPEIMNMITLVAELAFRCLQYDSDMRPTMNEVLDVLMDIQAVSRIDTYDSNRDLQTVNVTPLSEANDAVGLLKDFLPSPVSVTSEWQSNNSASTTLSGNGDDLTMKNDINT
- the LOC110911466 gene encoding LEAF RUST 10 DISEASE-RESISTANCE LOCUS RECEPTOR-LIKE PROTEIN KINASE-like 1.1 isoform X2; its protein translation is MILVFFFLSVILSCLPLIHSATHSNISWPICPESFSCPGLIPFKYPFYNVTDTRCGLIKVHCTSKGGEIQFGGRPYEVFNKLDIDYHPSLLFIWSRTFEQLVKKNSCEALMNNFTSPSPSPLLYSISLFYSQYSPIITLFKCTKNVTYFEQHNYKSYNSCKDHTFYFNYWNRTVPSDLPQTCQVVQLPVKWSPSPEINETNIFSLLSPFTSIFFNLSHSCSECQKKGRLCDTKNGSHDVQCLEVKREKPGTKQASSPYKVSPSKERTHLEKHKTIKILVITGSALILILSLVIFIIWRLCKSNPFSYVSSKNKSTNLEDIGLSCGVSFFSYKELEDATQNFDPSHELGDGGFGAVYYGKLKDGREVAVKKLHEHNYNRVQQFRNEVEILTKLRHPNLVVLYGCTSRQSRELLLVYEYVPNGTVADHLHGEQADPYLLTWPIRMNIAIETASALVYLHTSEIIHRDVKTTNILLDHNFGVKVADFGLSRLIPSNVTHVSTAPQGTPGYLDPQYHQRYQLTDKSDVYSFGVVLIELISSMVAVDLNRSQDEIGLANLAINRIKRCEIDELIDPVLGSVTNPEIMNMITLVAELAFRCLQYDSDMRPTMNEVLDVLMDIQAVSRIDTYDSNRDLQTVNVTPLSEANDAVGLLKDFLPSPVSVTSEWQSNNSASTTLSGNGDDLTMKNDINT
- the LOC110911466 gene encoding LEAF RUST 10 DISEASE-RESISTANCE LOCUS RECEPTOR-LIKE PROTEIN KINASE-like 1.1 isoform X8, which encodes MNNFTSPSPSPLLYSISLFYSQYSPIITLFKCTKNVTYFEQHNYKSYNSCKDHTFYFNYWNRTVPSDLPQTCQVVQLPVKWSPSPEINETNIFSLLSPFTSIFFNLSHSCSECQKKGRLCDTKNGSHDVQCLEVKREKPGTKQASSPYKVSPSKERTHLEKHKTIKILVITGSALILILSLVIFIIWRLCKSNPFSYVSSKNKSTNLEDIGLSCGVSFFSYKELEDATQNFDPSHELGDGGFGAVYYGKLKDGREVAVKKLHEHNYNRVQQFRNEVEILTKLRHPNLVVLYGCTSRQSRELLLVYEYVPNGTVADHLHGEQADPYLLTWPIRMNIAIETASALVYLHTSEIIHRDVKTTNILLDHNFGVKVADFGLSRLIPSNVTHVSTAPQGTPGYLDPQYHQRYQLTDKSDVYSFGVVLIELISSMVAVDLNRSQDEIGLANLAINRIKRCEIDELIDPVLGSVTNPEIMNMITLVAELAFRCLQYDSDMRPTMNEVLDVLMDIQAVSRIDTYDSNRDLQTVNVTPLSEANDAVGLLKDFLPSPVSVTSEWQSNNSASTTLSGNGDDLTMKNDINT
- the LOC110911466 gene encoding LEAF RUST 10 DISEASE-RESISTANCE LOCUS RECEPTOR-LIKE PROTEIN KINASE-like 1.1 isoform X7 yields the protein MNNFTSPSPSPLLYSISLFYSQYSPIITLFKCTKNVTYFEQHNYKSYNSCKDHTFYFNYWNRTVPSDLPQTCQVVQLPVKWSPSPEINETNIFSLLSPFTSIFFNLSHSCSECQKKGRLCDTKNGSHDVQCLEVKRAAEKPGTKQASSPYKVSPSKERTHLEKHKTIKILVITGSALILILSLVIFIIWRLCKSNPFSYVSSKNKSTNLEDIGLSCGVSFFSYKELEDATQNFDPSHELGDGGFGAVYYGKLKDGREVAVKKLHEHNYNRVQQFRNEVEILTKLRHPNLVVLYGCTSRQSRELLLVYEYVPNGTVADHLHGEQADPYLLTWPIRMNIAIETASALVYLHTSEIIHRDVKTTNILLDHNFGVKVADFGLSRLIPSNVTHVSTAPQGTPGYLDPQYHQRYQLTDKSDVYSFGVVLIELISSMVAVDLNRSQDEIGLANLAINRIKRCEIDELIDPVLGSVTNPEIMNMITLVAELAFRCLQYDSDMRPTMNEVLDVLMDIQAVSRIDTYDSNRDLQTVNVTPLSEANDAVGLLKDFLPSPVSVTSEWQSNNSASTTLSGNGDDLTMKNDINT